The Cellulomonas oligotrophica sequence TAGAGGAGCAGGGCGTCCCCTGCGGCGACAAGGCGGGAGCGAGTCCCGCTGACGTACGCCTTGCGCAGGGCGTTGCCATAGGGGCGACGCCCGACCCACAGGTCGAGGCCGATGTGGAAGTCGGGGAAGAGCGCGTCGTGCCACACCGGTAGGACGGGGACGACGAAGAAGCGCGAGTTCGGGTGGATGAACGGGGGGCCGTGCCGGCGGTGCGCTTCGAGTGGGTCGGTGACTCCAACGTCCACGGGCCGCCGGTGTTTCGCGAGGACGAGTTCGTCGTTCGGGCCCCCCGGGGTGCCGTGTGGTGAGAACCCGAAGGCATCGAGAAGCTCGATGAGGCGCTCATGCTTCGGGTAGGCAGTGACGTAAACCGTGTCGTACTCGCCAGTGTGCAGGTACCCAAAGAGCGTCTTGAGGAGCAACTCGCCGTAGGAACGGCCCATCGCCTGATCGGCCACCTTGAAAGTGGAGAGCTTGAGCACGCGGCCCGGGAGTCCGACATCGCCATCGCCCTCTTTCTCGTCCTTGACAATCATTACCGCGCCGTAGGAGCCGTCGTCGGAACGAATCACCCAAGCAGGTCTGCCCGGAGCGGAGCACGTCCGCCGAAGCCAGTCGTCGAAGCCGTCGTAGTCCCTGCGGAGGGAGGCAAAGATGGGATCGGCTGCGTTGAGGCTGTAGGTCTTGACCGGCTCGACGGCGGGAGGTGGATCGCTTGTCTTGGGCGAGAGCCGCCGCAGGAAGGCGGCGGCTTCGACGACCGTAAAGATTCGATCTCCAAGCCCGGCGCGCACGCCACGGCGTCGCAATTTGACGTCGTCGCTGACGAGGAAGTCAATAGCGCCGACCCACAGCGTCGCTAGGAGCACCAGGTCAACGTCGTCGTTCGAGTTCCGACCCGGGGGCGGGGGCGCCTCGCCGAGGGTCGAAAGCAACTCCGGTGCAGCGGCGATCTTTTCCAGCGTGCGGTACTTGCGCGACAGGGCCCGGTTGGCGGCCCGTCGCTCGAGACGTGGATCGCGGTCGAAGTCGAGCTCGATGGCGGCGGAGAGGAAGAAGGCGTGCCCGCCTTCCTGAGCCAATCGCACGAGTTCAGCGGCCTCCGGGAGCGCCGCTTCGAACGATGGCGATGTCGGTTCGAGCGCGATGAAGGCGTTCGTGTCGAGGAGCAGCGCGAAGCGAGCGCTCGCATGCTCGCTCGCCGAACTCACGTCTCGATCATCTCAATGTACGCCGTTCATCTCGACGGACACGCCGGAGTGGGATGCTGACACTCAAGGCTTACCGCCTGAGGGCAGTCGTCACCTCGCCGTGCGCCAAGCCGAACAGCCGCGCCGGTAGGCTGCAACCGGGTCGGCGGGAGGCGCGGACGCGTCAGACTCCTCCCCCGTCTTCACCCAGGGATGTACGGGCTAGATGGCCGAACGCCCCGGGCCTCTAGCTCAACTGGCAGAGCAGCGGACTTTTAATCCGCGGGTTGTGGGTTCGATCCCCACGGGGCCCACCCTCGCGCCGGGCGCCGCCACCGGCGAACCCCCGGGGGCGCACGTGCGGTGGAGCAGTCGGGAGGTGGTCGGGATGGTGACGTCGAGGACGCTGGCCGGGCCGTGCCGCGCGTGGCCGGAGGAGAGCACCTTCATCCGCGAGGTGCTGGACCGGATCGGCGACAAGTGGACGGTGCTGGTCGTCACCACGCTCTCCGACGAGCCACTGCGGTACTCGGACCTGCAGGCGAGCGTCCCCGGCATCTCGCAGCGGATGCTCACGGTCACGCTCAAGGCCCTGGAGCGTGACGGGCTGCTCACGCGCACCGCGTTCGCGGAGGTGCCGCCCCGGGTGGTGTACGAGCTGACGGACCTGGGGCGCTCGCTCGCGGACGCGGTGATGGCGCTGGCGGCGTGGGCGGCGACGCACCACGAGCAGGTCGCGGCGAGCCGCGCGGCCCACGCGCGCAGCGGCGTCGGCCGGGAGAAGACGCGGCACGCCCTCGCCCGGCCGACGGGACCGGCTACTTCCTGACGACCAGCTCGTGCGTGCCACGGGTGCGGTGCAGGTCCCAGTACAGGGGCGCGATCTCCCGGGGCGGGAGGAAGTCGAGCCCTGGCACGACCGCCTCCTCGCCGATCATCAGCGCGATCGCGACGTGGGCGACGTGGATGCCGGTCCCGTCGAGGGCGGCGCCGAGGTTGAGCGCCCAGTTGCGCAACGCGGCCGCGCCGGCGGTGACGTTCCCGTACTGCGCGACGGGGTAGAGCGATCCGGCACCGGTCGTGAAGATCAGCGTGCCGGCACCGGCTGCCTGCAGCTCGGGCAGCACCACCTCCGTGGCGGCCATCGCCCCGTACAGGTAGTACTCGACCTGAGGCTGCACGTTCTCCGGGGTGGCGTCGCGGACGTCCACGGGGGCCAGCGGTCCGGCCGAGGCGTCGGCGGGCGAGTACTCCAGCACGTCGATGCCGCCGAAGCGCTCCTTGGCGGCGGTGAGCGCGCGGCGCAGGGCGGGGCGGTCGAGCACGTCGGCCGGGAAGCCGGCGGCGGTGATGCCGTCGGCCGCGAGATCGGCGACGAGGGCGTCGAGCTTGGCCGCGTTGCGCGCGACGAGCGCGACGCTGAAGCCTTCGGCGCCGAACCGGCGGGCGATGGCGAGTCCGAGACCGGGGCCGGCCCCGACGATGGCGATGGTGGGCATGGCGCTCCTCTGGTCGGTGGTGGATTCTTGACCGCCGTGCGCTCACATCACGATGAGTGCGTAGCAGCATCCTGAGTACGTCGCGCGCGGCGTACAAAAGGCACCTGGGGGTGCCTCACCGGGGCAGGGCCGCAGCCCCACGCGCGGGCGCCGATGCCCGCCTCGTCCGTGTGGGCTCGCGCGGGGCTGCCGCGCCACGGCTGGCGGAGAACGTTCTCCCAAATCGTTTCAGCGGTCTTCACCCCGACTCTGCGGCCTGGCAGTGTGAAGGTTCACAACCGCAGCACGCTGCGGGGCGGGTGGTTCCGCAACGGTGCCGATCACCCGCGCCCGGGCAGCGCCGCCTGCGTCCGCTCTGATGACTCGAAGGAGAGCACCATGAGACCAGCACGTGCCCCCGGGGGCTCCGCCCGGGTGGGGGGCCGGCGGAGACTGACCGCGGCCCTCGTCGCCACGGCAACCGCCCTGTCGGCCGGAGCGCTGGCGGTCGTCGCCGCACCGGCGGCGTCGGCGGCGACGGTCGACACCAACGCGTCGTACGTGCTGGTCAACCG is a genomic window containing:
- a CDS encoding winged helix-turn-helix transcriptional regulator, with protein sequence MVTSRTLAGPCRAWPEESTFIREVLDRIGDKWTVLVVTTLSDEPLRYSDLQASVPGISQRMLTVTLKALERDGLLTRTAFAEVPPRVVYELTDLGRSLADAVMALAAWAATHHEQVAASRAAHARSGVGREKTRHALARPTGPATS
- a CDS encoding SDR family NAD(P)-dependent oxidoreductase; translated protein: MPTIAIVGAGPGLGLAIARRFGAEGFSVALVARNAAKLDALVADLAADGITAAGFPADVLDRPALRRALTAAKERFGGIDVLEYSPADASAGPLAPVDVRDATPENVQPQVEYYLYGAMAATEVVLPELQAAGAGTLIFTTGAGSLYPVAQYGNVTAGAAALRNWALNLGAALDGTGIHVAHVAIALMIGEEAVVPGLDFLPPREIAPLYWDLHRTRGTHELVVRK